A single window of Dermochelys coriacea isolate rDerCor1 chromosome 2, rDerCor1.pri.v4, whole genome shotgun sequence DNA harbors:
- the SRI gene encoding sorcin isoform X1, whose protein sequence is MAYPGHPGAGGGYYQGGYGAAPGGPVFHGQTQDPLYGYFAAVAGQDGQIDADELQRCLTQSGIAGGYKLFGCLGDICLFQMLAFNLETCRLMISMLDRDMSCTLGFNEFKELWAVLNGWRQHFINFDSDRSGTVDPQELQKALTTMGFRLSPQAVAAVAKRYSTHGKITFDDYIACCVKLRALTDSFRRRDTSQQGVVNFQYDDFIQCVMSI, encoded by the exons tATGGAGCTGCTCCAGGAGGACCAGTGTTCCATGGGCAGACTCAAGATCCTTTGTATGGTTATTTTGCTGCGGTAGCTGGGCAG gaTGGACAAATAGATGCTGATGAGCTGCAGAGATGTCTGACCCAGTCGGGCATAGCAGGAGGGTATAAAC TATTTGGCTGTCTAGGAGATATCTGTCTGTTTCAGATGTTGG CTTTCAACCTAGAGACATGCAGGCTCATGATTTCTATGCTGGAT AGGGATATGTCTTGTACATTGGGATTCAATGAATTTAAAGAGCTCTGGGCTGTATTGAATGGGTGGAGACAACACTTCATAAATTTTGACAGTGACAGAAGTGGTACAGTGGATCCTCAAGAGCTGCAGAAAGCCTTAACTACTATGG GATTTAGGTTGAGCCCACAGGCAGTGGCTGCAGTCGCAAAACGATACAGCACCCATGGGAAGATTACATTTGATGATTACATTGCCTGCTGTGTAAAACTCAGAGCTCTGACTG ACAGTTTTCGAAGAAGGGATACATCCCAGCAGGGTGTTGTGAATTTCCAGTATGATGAT TTCATACAATGTGTTATGAGCATCTAA
- the SRI gene encoding sorcin isoform X2 produces the protein MAYPGHPGAGGGYYQGGYGAAPGGPVFHGQTQDPLYGYFAAVAGQDGQIDADELQRCLTQSGIAGGYKPFNLETCRLMISMLDRDMSCTLGFNEFKELWAVLNGWRQHFINFDSDRSGTVDPQELQKALTTMGFRLSPQAVAAVAKRYSTHGKITFDDYIACCVKLRALTDSFRRRDTSQQGVVNFQYDDFIQCVMSI, from the exons tATGGAGCTGCTCCAGGAGGACCAGTGTTCCATGGGCAGACTCAAGATCCTTTGTATGGTTATTTTGCTGCGGTAGCTGGGCAG gaTGGACAAATAGATGCTGATGAGCTGCAGAGATGTCTGACCCAGTCGGGCATAGCAGGAGGGTATAAAC CTTTCAACCTAGAGACATGCAGGCTCATGATTTCTATGCTGGAT AGGGATATGTCTTGTACATTGGGATTCAATGAATTTAAAGAGCTCTGGGCTGTATTGAATGGGTGGAGACAACACTTCATAAATTTTGACAGTGACAGAAGTGGTACAGTGGATCCTCAAGAGCTGCAGAAAGCCTTAACTACTATGG GATTTAGGTTGAGCCCACAGGCAGTGGCTGCAGTCGCAAAACGATACAGCACCCATGGGAAGATTACATTTGATGATTACATTGCCTGCTGTGTAAAACTCAGAGCTCTGACTG ACAGTTTTCGAAGAAGGGATACATCCCAGCAGGGTGTTGTGAATTTCCAGTATGATGAT TTCATACAATGTGTTATGAGCATCTAA